The Pseudomonas asiatica sequence CCAGCGTATAGATAGTGTCGAGGCGTTCTTCCAGTGCCTGCAAGCGCATGGGGTCGGCGTCGAAGTTGTCGAGGAAACGGTTGAGCTCGCCCACGGCTTCCTCGACCTGAATCTGCGCGCTGGCGATCAGGTTGGCCGCTTCGCCCAGTGCCTTTGGCGAGTTGGGGGCGGCACCCAGGCGGTTGAGGCTGGAGGTGAGGGCGCTGAGCACGTTGCCCGAATCGCTTTCGCTGCACTGGTCGATGACCTGGCGGCAGATGCCGAACAAGGCTTCGGCGCTGGTCAGGTTCTTGTGTTCCTGCTCCAACTGCTCCAGTTCGTATTCACCCAGGCCGAGGTTGTCCAGTTCCTCCAACTGGTAGCTCAGCAGCTGATGGCGGGCGCGCTGCTCATCGCCGGAGTTGGACAGGCGCTCCAGCTCCAGGCGGGTCTGGTTCCAGCGCTTGGCCGCCAGCTGTACCTGACGGGCCAGGTCGACGGCGCCGGCGTACTCGTCGAGCAGGCGGCGATGGGTGTCGGTCTTGAGTAGTGACTGGTGCTCGTGCTGGCTGTGGATATCGATCAGCAGCTCGCCCAGTGCCTTGAGGTCGCCGAGCGGGCAGGGGGTGCCATTGATGTAGCCGCGGCTGCGGCCTTCGGCGGTGATCACCCGGCGCAGGATGCACAGGCCGTCGTTGTCCAGGTCACGCTCGGCCAGCCAGGCATGCGCCTCGGGGATGTCCACCAGGTCGAAGGTGGCGAGGATGTCTGCCTTGTCCGTGCCGGGGCGCACCACGCCACTGTCGGCCCGGTCGCCCAGGGCCAGACCGAGGGCATCAAGCATGATCGATTTGCCTGCACCGGTCTCACCGGTGATGACGGACATGCCTCGGGCGATCTCGAGGTCGAGGTGCTCGACAATCGCGTAGTTGTGAATGGACAGGTGCACCAGCATGGGGCGGCTCCCGAAAGTCAGGTCTGGTTATTTATACAGTACTTTTTTCAGGCCTGCCAATGCCCCTTGGCAGATTCTGTTGCAGCCGGGAAAACGACCTTGCCCCTTGAAGCTGGTTTTTCCGGCCCCATATAGCCGACATCAAAGGCGAGCCTGGCTCGCAGTCCACAAAATTGCGCAGGAGAGACCCCATGGCTGACGAACAGCTGAACGAGAAAGACCTTAACGTCGAAGAGACCGGTGCAGGTAATGCTGCCGATGCCCGCGTCCTGGAACTCGAGGAGCAGCTGGCCGCCGCCAAGGACCAGGCGCTGCGCGCCGTTGCCGACGTGCAGAACGCTCGTCGTCGTGCCGAGCAGGATGTCGAGAAAGCCCACAAGTTTGCCCTCGAGAAGTTCTCGGGCGACCTGCTGCCGGTGATCGACAGCCTGGAACTGGCCCTGGCGCACTCCAGTGCCGACGATGAGCATGTCAAGCAGATCCGCGAGGGTGTCGAGCTGACCCTGAAGATGTTCCAGGACACTCTCAAGCGCTACAACCTCGAAGCAGTCGACCCGCACGGCCAGCCGTTCAACCCAGAGCACCACCAGGCCATGGCCATGCAGGAAAACGCCGAAGTGGAGCCGAACAGCGTGCTGAACGTGTTCCAGAAGGGCTATCTGCTCAACGGTCGTCTGCTGCGCCCCGCCATGGTGGTGGTCAGCAAGGCGCCAAGCGCGGCGCAACCCTCGATCAATGAAAAGGCTTGAAATCCATCCGGGCATCCCCATCTAGGTGTCAAGCCTTCAAGTATTACCGCAGTTGGCCAAAGTAGTCGCTGCTACCAAATTCAAGTTTCGGGAGAGTTAACATGGGTAAAATCATCGGTATCGACCTGGGGACCACCAACTCGTGCGTCTCTGTTCTGGAAAACGGTAACGTCAAGGTCATCGAAAACGCCGAAGGTGCGCGTACCACCCCTTCGATCGTGGCCTACGCCAATGACGGCGAAATCCTGGTTGGTCAGTCGGCCAAGCGTCAGGCGGTCACCAACCCGCACAACACTCTGTTCGCAGTGAAGCGCCTGATCGGCCGCCGCTTCGAAGAAGATGTTGTACAGAAAGACATCAAGCTGGTGCCTTACAAGATCGTCAAGGCCAGCAATGGCGACGCCTGGGTACAGGCCAGTGGCAAGGACATGGCTCCGCCGCAGATCAGCGCCGAAGTCCTGAAGAAAATGAAGAAAACCGCCGAAGACTACCTCGGCGAGCCAGTTACCGAAGCGGTCATCACCGTTCCGGCCTACTTCAATGACAGTCAGCGTCAGGCCACCAAGGATGCCGGTCGCATCGCTGGTCTGGATGTAAAACGCATCATCAACGAGCCGACTGCCGCTGCACTGGCTTACGGCATGGACAAGGCCAAGGGCGACCACACCGTCATCGTTTATGACCTGGGTGGTGGTACCTTCGACGTTTCGGTCATCGAGATTGCCGAAGTCGACGGTGAGCACCAGTTCGAAGTACTGGCTACCAACGGCGACACCTTCCTGGGTGGCGAAGACTTCGACATGCGCCTGATCGACTACCTCGTCGACGAGTTCA is a genomic window containing:
- the recN gene encoding DNA repair protein RecN; the encoded protein is MLVHLSIHNYAIVEHLDLEIARGMSVITGETGAGKSIMLDALGLALGDRADSGVVRPGTDKADILATFDLVDIPEAHAWLAERDLDNDGLCILRRVITAEGRSRGYINGTPCPLGDLKALGELLIDIHSQHEHQSLLKTDTHRRLLDEYAGAVDLARQVQLAAKRWNQTRLELERLSNSGDEQRARHQLLSYQLEELDNLGLGEYELEQLEQEHKNLTSAEALFGICRQVIDQCSESDSGNVLSALTSSLNRLGAAPNSPKALGEAANLIASAQIQVEEAVGELNRFLDNFDADPMRLQALEERLDTIYTLARKHRVHPTELPHLQQQLMEELEGLNASDESIERLGEELAAFAQHYKEKARELSALRQQAAQQLAVAVEQEIQRLGMPGGRFCIALTPNEGADLSPHGLEQIELLVSANPGQPLKGLAKVASGGELSRISLAIQVITAQTSRIPTLVFDEVDVGIGGPTAEIVGQLLRRLGERGQVLTVTHLPQVAAQGHHHLFVHKVRNSDTTHTAVANLGKRERVEEVARMLGGIDLTKESLAHARKMVVSGKA
- the grpE gene encoding nucleotide exchange factor GrpE, translated to MADEQLNEKDLNVEETGAGNAADARVLELEEQLAAAKDQALRAVADVQNARRRAEQDVEKAHKFALEKFSGDLLPVIDSLELALAHSSADDEHVKQIREGVELTLKMFQDTLKRYNLEAVDPHGQPFNPEHHQAMAMQENAEVEPNSVLNVFQKGYLLNGRLLRPAMVVVSKAPSAAQPSINEKA